The Solanum lycopersicum chromosome 6, SLM_r2.1 genome has a window encoding:
- the LOC101267820 gene encoding cytochrome b-c1 complex subunit 8, whose product MGKQPVKLKAVVYALSPFQQKIMPGLWKDLPGKIHHKVSENWISATLLLGPLIGTYSYVQHFLEKEKLEHRY is encoded by the exons ATGGGGAAACAACCAGTTAAGCTGAAAGCAGTTGTTTACGCTTTATCGCCATTCCAACAGAAGATTATGCCAGGTCTATGGAAGGACCTTCCTGGTAAAATCCATCACAAAGTCTCTGAAAATTGGATCAGCGCTACTCTCTTGCTCGGTCCTCTCATTGGCACCTACTC GTACGTGCAGCATTTCCTGGAGAAGGAGAAGTTAGAACACAGATACTAA
- the LOC101266427 gene encoding probable protein phosphatase 2C 51: MKRLIIYGFFFACIVGFLMNNKPEPEIPQFGLNDGVEQVKIGVVAVFDGHIGSEVLVANVGDSKAFICSGKLAKELTEDHNADRLDERARVEASGGKFTFYTNYVPLLNGHFPMTRAIGDVTLKSVGIIATPEVTDWLNLTSKDEFLVVASDGIFESLSTKKFVSFYMKQRTIQI, encoded by the exons ATGAAGCGTTTAATCATATATGGATTTTTCTTCGCTTGCATTGTTGGATTTTTGATGAACAATAAGCCTGAACCTGAAATTCCTCAATTTGGACTTAATGATGGCGTTGAACAGGTCAAAATTGGTGTTGTAGCAGTTTTTGACGGGCATATCGGATCGGAG GTATTAGTCGCAAATGTTGGGGATTCGAAGGCGTTTATTTGCTCTGGGAAATTGGCGAAGGAATTGACAGAAGATCACAATGCAGACAGATTGGACGAGAGAGCTAGGGTTGAAGCTTCTGGAGGTAAATTCACATTTTACACCAACTATGTTCCTCTTCTCAATGGCCATTTTCCGATGACTCGAGCTATTGGTGATGTTACTTTGAAAAGTGTTGGAATCATAGCTACTCCAGAAGTGACTGATTGGCTTAATTTAACATCAAAAGATGAGTTTTTGGTTGTGGCATCTGATGGAATATTTGAAAGCTTAAGTACCAAAAAGTTTGTGAGTTTTTATATGAAGCAGAGGACCATTCAGATTTAA